The following DNA comes from Kineococcus rhizosphaerae.
CTCTTCGAGGTGGGTGTGGAGAGTGCTCGCGATGGGGGCTTCATGCCCAAGCCGCCGCCGTCGCCGCGCTCGTACGACCTGCAGGTCGACGGCGGTCCCTCGCTGCACGTCGTACCCGCCGAGAACCCGCGCGGTGTGCTGCTGCACGTCCACGGCGGCGGGTTCGTGCTGGGCAGTGCCGCAGGGCAGGACGTCTGGCTCGAGCAGATCGCGGACGCCGTACAGGTGACCTGCGTCAGCGTGGAGTACCGGCTCGCACCCGAGAATCCCTACCCAGCGGCCTGGGACGACTGCGAGGCCGCGGCGATCTGGTTGATGGAACACGCCGTGGAGCGGTTCGGGGCCGAGTTGCTGCTCATCGCCGGTGAATCGGCCGGCGCGCTCTTGTCCGTCGCGACGATGCTGCGCCTGCGCGAGCGCGGGCTCACCATCCCCTTCCGCGGCGCGGCGCTGAGCTTCGGTGTCTTCGACTCGACGATGACGCCCAGCCAGACGCTCGCCCGCGAGGGGGTCCTGAAAGCGACCGGCATCGCGCGCATCGTCGACAACTACGCGCCGGACGCCGGCCTGCGACGAGGCAGCGACCTCTCGCCCCTCTACGCCGACCTCACCAGCCTGCCTCCCGCGTTGTTCACGGTGGGAACCCTCGACGCGATGCTCGACGACTCCATGTTCATGCACTGCCGCTGGCTCGCCGCCGGCGGGAACTCCCAGATCGAGCTCTACCCCGGCGCGGACCACGCGTTCATCGAAACGCCGCACCCGCTCGCGGAGGCGGCCAACGCGCGGATCCGCGCCTTCGCGGCGCAGACCGTCGCCGCCGCCACGTCGACACGCGAGTAGGAACCGCGGGTCCTCCCACCGACCGTGCCTCGCGCGCGGTGCACCACCGCTGCAGGAGAAGAGCTCTCCACCCGAGGACCAGGAAGGAGAACCGGTGAGCACACCCTCGACCGCCCCGGCGATCGACCGCACCGACGTCGTGACCGGGGTCGTCGTCCCCGGGGACCAGCGCGGCCGGTTGCTGGGTTTCCCCACCGCCAACGTGGCGGTCCCCCACCACGCCCTGCAGGACGGGGTGTGGGCCGGCACGGTGCTCCTGGACCCCGCCCCGGACGGGACCCCCGGCACCCTGCACGTCGCCGCCGTCTCCGTCGGACACCGCCCCACCTACTACGGCAAGGACGGCGAACGGCTGCTGGAGGCCAACCTCCTCGACTTCGACGGCGACCTGTACGGGCGCCGCGTGCAGATCGACCTGCACGTCAGGCTGCGGCCCCAGCGCCGCTACAGCGGGTCGACCGAACTGGTCGAGCAGCTGCACCGCGACGTGCAGGACACCCGGCGCTGGGCCCACGAGACCGGTCTGGGCCACCTGCTGACCGGCCGGGCCCGCTCTGACCGGGCCCGGCCGCGGTGAGGCCCCCCACAGGCCCCCACGCCGGCCGTCGCCGACCGGTGCACCGCTCTCCCCACCGCCGCGCCGTGCGCGCCGACCCCGCAGCCGCCGCGATCGAACGGGCCGCGGAACTGGCCCACCTCCGTTCCCGGCGCGAGGAACGACGAGCGCGTCTCGTCGCCGACGCCGTCGACGACCTGCGCCGCCGAGGACTGCTGCACCACGAGCAGCCCTCGCACGCCGACGTCGCCGAGCGCACCGGACTGTCCCTGGGGCAGGTGCTGTGGGCCTACCCCACCACCGACGACCTGCTCCACGCCGTCCACCCGACAGCTCCCGACCACCCGACGTCGTCCGACCACCCGAAAGGACACCTGCCGTGACCGACCTGCACACCGATCCTGGAACCCCCACCCTGGTCCCGTTCGCGGACGACCCCCTGGCGCTGCGCACGACGTTCGCGCTGTTCCCGACCGGTGTCGCGGCGCTGTCGGCCGTCGTCGGGGGCGAGCCGGTCGTCCTGGTCGCCTCCTCCTTCCAGGTCGGCATCTCCCTGGACCCCCCGCTGGTCCTGTTCGCCGTCCAGCACACCTCCACCAGCTGGCCCAAGCTGAAGCAGGCCGCCGAGGCCGGCGGCCGCATCGGCGTCTCGGTCCTGGGCGAGGCCCACGACCTCGCCGCCCGCCAGCTCGCCTCCAAGGCCGCCGACCGCTTCGCCGGCATCGAGACCACGACGACCGACTCCGGCGCGAACTTCATCCACGGCGCCCCCGTCTGGATCGAGACCTCCATCCACTCCCAGTTCCCCGCCGGCGACCACGACGTGGTCCTGCTGCAGGTCCACGCCTCCGGCACCGCCCCGGACACCGAACCCCTCGTCTGGCACTCCTCGGGCTTCCGCACCCTGACCCCCAAGCCGACCCCCCAGGCCGGGGCCTGACGCCGGCCCCGCCCTGCGGGACCCCGACGTCACCGCTGCGGTCCTGCGACCCCGGAGCCCCCGACGGGGAACTACCGGGCCAGCAGGTCCTCGTGGGGGACGACGGCGCTCACCACGTCCGGCACGGGGACCCCCGCGGCCCCGAACCAGCCGGCGGCCCAGGCCGACAGCAGCGGGGAGGCGGACAACCGCCACGGGGTCGCCTCCCGCTCGACCGCCCAGCCCCGCTCGGCGAACCGGTCCGCGACGAACCCGGTGGCGTCCGGACCCAGACCGCGGGAGCGCTGGTCGGCGTCGAACGCCTGCGCCACCCCCGACGCCGGAGGTTCCACCTCGGCACCGCCGGAGACCGTCAGGGCGAACAGCACCACCGGGCGGGGGTCGAGGGCCGACAGTTCCTCCACCAGGACGGTGGCGACCTCGGCGGGCAGCACGTCGAGCAGCGCGGAGCCCACCACGAGGTCGGCCCCGGACAGCGCGGTGCGCAACGCCTCCCGGTCGCCCAGGTCCAGGCGCGCCGTCCGCACCCCTCCCGGGGCGCGCGCGAGCAGGGCCTCGTCGTGGTCGACGAACAGCCAGTCCTGCTCGGCGTCCACCCCGAGCTCGACCAGCCGGGGCGCCAGGTGCCGGTACGTGGACCCGGACCCCGCGCCGAGGTCGACGATCCGCAGCCGGGCCGCCCCCGCGCACCGCGCCGCGAGGAGTTCCTCCAGCCGGCGCGACCGGGCCGCGTGGTCGGCGGGTTCGCGCAGCGCCAGCCAGTCGGGGTCGAAGTTCTCCAGCTCGTTCACAGCACCCTCTCCACGGTCTGCGCGGTCTGCGCCCACGTCGGCAGGTTCCTGGCGAGCGCCGCGCGCCGCAACCGGTGCCGCACCCGCGCGTCGGCGGACCACCCCCGCAACGCGTCGGCCACGGCGTCCACCGTGCGGGGCACGACGAGCCCGGCGTCGGCGACCAGGGAGGGGAGTTCCCCTTCCGCCGAGACGAGCGAGGGAACTCCCCGGCGCAGCCCCTCGGCGACGGCCATGCCGTACGGTTCGGCCGCCGACAGCAGGACGTGCAGGTCGGTTCGGTCCCACTCGCGCTGCAGCGCAACTCCCTCGACCGGCCCCAGCAACCGCGTGCCGGAGGCGGTGAAACCCTCCTCGACCCGCCCCGCGCACCGCAGGCTCCACGGCGCCCCCAGCCGCTGCACGGCCTCG
Coding sequences within:
- a CDS encoding alpha/beta hydrolase, translating into MTGISADAFGPAAISEDVARFNAASAAVLAGAPDLFEVGVESARDGGFMPKPPPSPRSYDLQVDGGPSLHVVPAENPRGVLLHVHGGGFVLGSAAGQDVWLEQIADAVQVTCVSVEYRLAPENPYPAAWDDCEAAAIWLMEHAVERFGAELLLIAGESAGALLSVATMLRLRERGLTIPFRGAALSFGVFDSTMTPSQTLAREGVLKATGIARIVDNYAPDAGLRRGSDLSPLYADLTSLPPALFTVGTLDAMLDDSMFMHCRWLAAGGNSQIELYPGADHAFIETPHPLAEAANARIRAFAAQTVAAATSTRE
- a CDS encoding riboflavin kinase; the protein is MSTPSTAPAIDRTDVVTGVVVPGDQRGRLLGFPTANVAVPHHALQDGVWAGTVLLDPAPDGTPGTLHVAAVSVGHRPTYYGKDGERLLEANLLDFDGDLYGRRVQIDLHVRLRPQRRYSGSTELVEQLHRDVQDTRRWAHETGLGHLLTGRARSDRARPR
- a CDS encoding flavin reductase family protein, whose amino-acid sequence is MTDLHTDPGTPTLVPFADDPLALRTTFALFPTGVAALSAVVGGEPVVLVASSFQVGISLDPPLVLFAVQHTSTSWPKLKQAAEAGGRIGVSVLGEAHDLAARQLASKAADRFAGIETTTTDSGANFIHGAPVWIETSIHSQFPAGDHDVVLLQVHASGTAPDTEPLVWHSSGFRTLTPKPTPQAGA
- a CDS encoding SAM-dependent methyltransferase; the encoded protein is MNELENFDPDWLALREPADHAARSRRLEELLAARCAGAARLRIVDLGAGSGSTYRHLAPRLVELGVDAEQDWLFVDHDEALLARAPGGVRTARLDLGDREALRTALSGADLVVGSALLDVLPAEVATVLVEELSALDPRPVVLFALTVSGGAEVEPPASGVAQAFDADQRSRGLGPDATGFVADRFAERGWAVEREATPWRLSASPLLSAWAAGWFGAAGVPVPDVVSAVVPHEDLLAR